The following DNA comes from Deltaproteobacteria bacterium.
GAAACGAGCCGCGCCGTGGCGTCGGTGCCGCCGCCGGGACTGGAAGAGACCAGGACCGTGACGGTCTTGCCCGCGTAGTAATCGTCCGCCGCCATCGCGGCGCCGGCGCACAGCACGACTCCTGCAAACACGGATGCGAGAACGGTCGCGCGATATCCACCTCTAACCATTTTTGTATTCCTCCTTTGCTGGCCTGCCTTGGATATTATGGTTGGTCACGCACTGTCAAACTGGCGAAGCCGTCACATGGCCACGCCGGTCTGGTCCATGCCCTCCTGGCGGTGAAGCCCGAAGGCTTCCAGCACCGGGATGTCGTGCATGGAAAAGAGCAGCGCCTCCTCGCCGGCCGAGCGGTTGGCGTGCTCGTGCCAGCTCCACAACGGCACGATGAAGGTGTCCCCCTGGTTCCACTCCAGCGTCTCGCCGTTGATCACGGTGGCGCCGCTGCCCCGGAACGCGTGGTAGATGCTGGTGCTGTTGTGGCGGTGCGCGCGGGTGCGCTCGCCTGGGCGCAGCATCTGCGCCCAGCAAGACAGGGTCGGCAGCGTCCGGCCGCCGGTGAGCGGGTTGACGTATTCGAGGGCGACGCCGTCGTAGGGATCGGCCGGCGTCTCGGCCAGCGCCTGGAGCGCGCGGTAGGTGTCTTGCCAGCGGTAGTGGAGCGGCATCGGCGCCGGCTGCTCGCCGGAGCGCACCGGGCGGGTCATGCCGAAATGGGACGGTTCCTGTACGCTCGCATGGGTGGCCTGTTTCTCCTCCGAATAAGGCTCGTACGAGATCACCTGCAACGACTGGATCAGCGGCACGTCGAGACCGTCGAGCCAGACCATGGGCTCGCTGCCCTCGTGGCCGTGGTCGTGCCAGGTCCACTGGGGCGTGAGGATCAGGTCGCCCGCGGCCATGGGAAGTTTCTCGCCGTTGACCACCGTATAGGCGCCTTCGCCCTTCACGATGAAGCGAATGGCGGCCATGGTGTGGCGATGGGCCGGGGCCACCTCGCCGGGCTGGATCAACTGGCAGGCCAGCAGCATGGTGTGGCTGGTCATCTCGATGTGCCGCATCCCGGGGTTGACCAGGCGGATTGTGCGGCGCTCGGTGCGTCCCTTTTCGATGCCGATGCGGTCACGGGTCCGGAGGAGACTGTCGTAGACGTCGTTCCACTTCCACAGATGGGGCACCACTTTCGTCTTGGGGTCGGGTGTGCGCTCGTGCCGGTCGAGTTTCCACAGCCCCGAGAGCCAGCGGTCGGCCAGCAAGTTGTCCAGATCCGTCAAATCCTGCGTTTCGGTCTTCATCGGGTGCCCTCGATGTGCACGCGCGTTCAGCGTAGCTCGTAGCCCATCTCGTAGTGGATGTAGATGCCGTCGAAGAAGAACCAGCGCATCTTCGCGCTTTCCCGCGCGTAGTCGATGGCCATTTGCTGGAGCTCGGGCGTGGTGCAGTACCGTTCGAGGATCTCGAAGCCCCGGCCGCCGTGCTCCGTGTCCACCTCGGCATGGAGCCAGAAGTGCTCGATGTCCGCTTCGTCGAAGCGGTAGATCTCGCGCAGGGCGGGCAGCACCTTGCTGTAGAGCATGGGGGACTGGGACTCGGTGCCGACATTGGTGGCGGCCACGCTGGCGATGAAGGACTCGTCCCGGCACACGCGGTTGAACCAGGTTGCCCAGGCCTCGGTGGTGGGCAGGCCCCGGCCGCGCTTGGCCGCTTCGGCATCGCCGCCGTTGGCGGTGGCGAACCGCAGGATGATGTCCAGGTGCGGCCGTTCGGGGTCGCTCTCCTCCAGGTAGTTGCCCAGCAGCAGCCGTTGCACCGCGAGCGGCGTGTTGGCCGCCTTGTACAGCTCGCCGCGGTAGATGTTGCTGATCCAGTGGTACTGCTCGATGGCCCAACCCGCCATGGCGTTGCGGCTGAGCTCTCCCGCCGCCCACTTTTCGGTGAGCGGGTGGTTGGCGCAATGCCGTTCCAGCACCGCGGCTTCAAGCCGTTCGCGTAGCGAGTTTGCCATGTGTGACTCCCTCCCGACTTGCGTGTCCGCGCCCCATGCACCGGCCACGGCAGGCCGGGCGATATCAGCACGCCCCGGCCGGGGCTGTCAAGCGCGGCGCCGCGGATGCAGCGGGTTAGGATCATTCCCTCCGCGGTAGTCGATCCCGCTTCACCACTACCCGCTGGTGGCGTCCTTCGCCGATCATCTCCCGTTCGTTGTGCGCCTCCACGGTAAAGGTGAGCCTCCGTCCTTCGACCTCCACGAGCTTGGCCGCGGTGCGGACGGTCTCGCCGATCCTGGTCCCGGCGATGTGGGAGATCTCAACGCGGACGCCCAGCGACACCTCGTCGTCGTCGAGGAACGGGGCGACGGCCTCCACGCAGGCGCGCTCCATGTGCCCCACCATGGCCGGCGTCGAGTACACCACGAAGCCCTCGTCGGCGATGTGCGCCGCCGCCATGGCCTGGGTCGTTTCGATGATCCATTCTCCTTCGAGTCCTACCTCGAGCTGCTCCTTCATCCGACCTCCACGATGCAGGTATCAGGAAAAAGACAAACGGTGCGGTGGAACAAGGCCGATGGTGCGCGCCTGTTGCCTATTCGCCATTCCTTACTATTATACTGGGACCATTGTGGCATAGTTTCGGTGGAGCATGGAAAGGAAGGTGTCCTGAATCATGAGTGCGGCATTGCAGGGGACCATGGCGCTGGATCTCAGCGGCCACGTGGCCGGGCCGTTCGCCGGGAGTCTCTTGGGCGATCTCGGGTGCGACGTGATCAAGGTGGAGTTGCCGGACGGGGGTGACACGCACCGCGGACGGAATCCGCTGTACGAGGGCTACGGCCCCAGCTTCCGGGCGCTCAACCGCAACAAGCGGAGCCTGACCCTGGACCTGCGGAAACCCCAGGGCAAGGAGATCCTGCTCAAGCTGCTGGAGAAGGCGGATGTCCTGCTGGAGAACTTCCGGCCGGAGACGCGCGTGAAGCTGGGGCTCGACTACGAGCGCCTGTCCAGGCTCAACCCGAGGCTGGTCCACTGCTCCATCACCGGGTACGGACAGGAGGGGCCCTACCGCGACAAGCCCGGCTTCGACACCATCGGCCAGGCCCTGAGCGGCATGCTGAGCCTCATGACCGATTTCGACAAGCCCAAGGTGGTGGGGGTCTCGGTCACCGACCATTCCACCGGCGTGTTCGCCGCCTACGGCATCCTGGCCGCGTTGATGGCGCGCCACCATACCGGCCGCGGCCAGTTCGTGGACGCGTCGCTGCTGCGCATCAGCCTGGCGTTCATCGAGTCCCACATGGCCGACTACCTGAACGGCGGCGAGGCCATCACCCGGGAGAATTTTCCCCGGGGTCGCATCTACTGCTTTGTTCCCAGCGACAAGAAGGCCCTGGTGATCCACCTCTCCGGACACCAGAAGGCCTGGGAGGGCCTGGTGACCGCGGTGGGACGCCGGGACCTGCTGGACGAGCCTCGCTTTGCCACGCGAAAGGACCGCTGGGAAAATCACTACGACATCGTTCCCATCCTGCAGGCGGAGTTCGAGAAGAAGCCGCGGGACCATTGGCTCCAGGCGCTGGACGCGGTCAGCGTGCCCAACGCGCCGATCTACAAGATCGACGAGGTGTTGGACGACCCGCAAGTGAAGGACCTGGGCCTGCCGCAGGAGATCCGCCACCCCAAGATGGGGTCGAGCAACCTCATCGGCAACGCCGTGCAGTTGTCCGACACGCCCACGCGGTTTCACCGGGCCGCGCCGCTGCTGGGCGAGAATAGCGAAGAGATCCTGCGCGGTCTGGGCTACGACGATGCGGCGCTGGCGGAGCTGCGCGAGAGCGGGGTCACTTCATAAAGGGAGCAGTTCATGACCAGCAGCGAATTCGTTCAGGAGTTGCGGGACAAGGTCAAGACCTTCTGCGCCACGTTGGACGACCGGCCGCCCGCCTACAGCTACGTTCCCCTCACCACCGACGAGGAGCGCGTCCGGGTGATGAAGAGCCGGCTGTGGAACGAGCTCCGCGCCGCCGACCTCTTCGGCGGTTGGCTCAAGACCACCCCGGAAATCGAGGTCAAGACCATGATGGCGCGGTCCGCCCACGAGGAGATGGTGCACGCCGGGCTGCTCTCGGCGCGCATCCGGGAGTTGGGGGCGGACCCCTTCGACTACCGTCCGCTGCCGGCGCAGATGTCCATGTTCAACGCCATGGAGGGACTCCCGGACAGTTGCCAGCGGCTGGCCGGCTTCTCCATGGGCGGCGAGGGAATAGCCAACTACCTCATCGAGAAGTGCCTGGCCGCGCCTTCGGTCCCGGACTGGATCAAGGCCCCGTACAAGCGCATCCTGGCCGACGAGGAGGGTCACGGCACCGGCCCCGAGGAGATCCTGCAGCGCTACGCCATCACCCCGGAGATCCAGGACGCCGTGCGCCGGTCGGTGGCCATGCGCCTCGTTTTGATGCGCGAGTACCTCGGCAGCCTGGACCGCTGGGCCATGAAAGAGGCGGAATGGTAAGCGCCCCACGCATGGGCGGGGGTGAAAGCGGCGTCCTTCGACTTCGCTACGCGAAGCCTGTCCCGAGCTTGTCGAAGGGCTCAGGACGAACGGTAAGGACTCGGGACCAGCGGAAAACAGTCCACCACCGTTCGTCCTGAGCGTAGCGAAGCGAAGTCGAAGGACGCCATCATTCTTGACGGCTCAAGACCGGTAATGCTAGACGCTAGGGTTAAGTGCGTAAAAGTCTATGAAACGTTCACAAGGGGGTAGATCAAATGGCCGATAACGGAACACTGCCGGGCTGTGAAGTCATTGTCTCGTCGGACTCCCACGTCATGGAGCCGTCGGAAATCCTGGTGGAAAGGGCTCCCAAGGGTTTCAAGGATCAGGTGCCGCGCTTTCCCCAGCTGAAGTTGGGGGAGAGCTTCCAGACCCAGCCGGGCGGATCGGATCCGGACAAGCGCATCGCCGAGATGGAGACCGACGGCGTGAGCGCGGAGGTGCTCTTCCCGACCTACCTGCTGCCGCACTTCGCCATGGACGACGCCAAGCTGCAACAGGTGTCGTTCCACGCCTACAACGACTGGGTGATGGACTATTGCTCGGTGGCGCCCAACCGCCTGGTGGGGGTCGGCGCCATCTCCATGTACGACATCGACGAGGCGGTCAAGGAGCTGGAGCGTTGCGCCAAGATGGGCCTCAAGGGCTCGCTCATCTGGCAGGCGCCGCACGCGGACCTGCCGTTCCACTCCGACCACTACGAGAGGTTCTGGGCCGCCTCCGCGGATCTCAAGATGCCGGTGCACCTGCACATCCTCACCGGCCACGGCTACCACAAGAAGACGGTTTTCGGTAACCAGCGTATCGGCGTCGAGCCCTACCGTGGCAGCGTCAACCTCAAGCTCCAGGAGATCATCAA
Coding sequences within:
- a CDS encoding cupin domain-containing protein encodes the protein MKTETQDLTDLDNLLADRWLSGLWKLDRHERTPDPKTKVVPHLWKWNDVYDSLLRTRDRIGIEKGRTERRTIRLVNPGMRHIEMTSHTMLLACQLIQPGEVAPAHRHTMAAIRFIVKGEGAYTVVNGEKLPMAAGDLILTPQWTWHDHGHEGSEPMVWLDGLDVPLIQSLQVISYEPYSEEKQATHASVQEPSHFGMTRPVRSGEQPAPMPLHYRWQDTYRALQALAETPADPYDGVALEYVNPLTGGRTLPTLSCWAQMLRPGERTRAHRHNSTSIYHAFRGSGATVINGETLEWNQGDTFIVPLWSWHEHANRSAGEEALLFSMHDIPVLEAFGLHRQEGMDQTGVAM
- a CDS encoding iron-containing redox enzyme family protein, whose translation is MANSLRERLEAAVLERHCANHPLTEKWAAGELSRNAMAGWAIEQYHWISNIYRGELYKAANTPLAVQRLLLGNYLEESDPERPHLDIILRFATANGGDAEAAKRGRGLPTTEAWATWFNRVCRDESFIASVAATNVGTESQSPMLYSKVLPALREIYRFDEADIEHFWLHAEVDTEHGGRGFEILERYCTTPELQQMAIDYARESAKMRWFFFDGIYIHYEMGYELR
- a CDS encoding thioesterase family protein encodes the protein MKEQLEVGLEGEWIIETTQAMAAAHIADEGFVVYSTPAMVGHMERACVEAVAPFLDDDEVSLGVRVEISHIAGTRIGETVRTAAKLVEVEGRRLTFTVEAHNEREMIGEGRHQRVVVKRDRLPRRE
- a CDS encoding CaiB/BaiF CoA-transferase family protein translates to MSAALQGTMALDLSGHVAGPFAGSLLGDLGCDVIKVELPDGGDTHRGRNPLYEGYGPSFRALNRNKRSLTLDLRKPQGKEILLKLLEKADVLLENFRPETRVKLGLDYERLSRLNPRLVHCSITGYGQEGPYRDKPGFDTIGQALSGMLSLMTDFDKPKVVGVSVTDHSTGVFAAYGILAALMARHHTGRGQFVDASLLRISLAFIESHMADYLNGGEAITRENFPRGRIYCFVPSDKKALVIHLSGHQKAWEGLVTAVGRRDLLDEPRFATRKDRWENHYDIVPILQAEFEKKPRDHWLQALDAVSVPNAPIYKIDEVLDDPQVKDLGLPQEIRHPKMGSSNLIGNAVQLSDTPTRFHRAAPLLGENSEEILRGLGYDDAALAELRESGVTS
- a CDS encoding amidohydrolase family protein translates to MADNGTLPGCEVIVSSDSHVMEPSEILVERAPKGFKDQVPRFPQLKLGESFQTQPGGSDPDKRIAEMETDGVSAEVLFPTYLLPHFAMDDAKLQQVSFHAYNDWVMDYCSVAPNRLVGVGAISMYDIDEAVKELERCAKMGLKGSLIWQAPHADLPFHSDHYERFWAASADLKMPVHLHILTGHGYHKKTVFGNQRIGVEPYRGSVNLKLQEIINAVFDFIFYGIMHRHPDLRFVCVENEIGWMPFMLQQWDYYWNRFKGENPISIDKNPSEYFNDQFFGTFFRDTVAGHNFEWWGQDNCMWSNDYPHANSTWPDSKKYIDRDLGHLPTDIRKKLVYTNVRNLYQLDIPDPVQ